The Stigmatella ashevillena genomic sequence GCATCGTGTACCTCTTCGAGGACTGGCTGCGCCCGCACCTCGAGAGCGGTGCCCTCGAGCCCGTCCTCGAATCCTGGTGGCAGCGCTTCTCGGGGCCGTTCCTCTACTACCCCGGACGGCGCCTCGTCCCGGCGCCGCTGCGGGCCTTCATCGACTTCATCATGGCAGCGGCTGACCCACCTTGACGTCTGCCGTCCGCGGCGCCGCTGGCGAGTCCATCTGCGCCGCGGACGGGATCAGCGCGGCCGCAAATCTTCCACCTGCGGTAGCGCGGCACGCATGGTCTCGATGAAGCGCCGCAGCCTCGCGGGGTAGAAGCGTGCTGGTGGATACACCAGGAACACGGGCAGCGGCGCCGCCCGCCATTGGGGCGCCAGGTGCAACAGTCGGCCGTCGGCCAGCTCCTCCGTCAGCGCCCAGGACGAAGCGAGGCCCACGCCGATGCCCATCACGGCCGCGTTGCGCAGAGCGTAGAGGCCATCCGTGGACATCCGGGGCCGGATGGGAAAACGCGCCGTCTCGCCCGTCTCGGCGTGAGTCAACACCACCTCGTCGCGGTAGAAGGTGCGCAGCGCCAGCCAGGGCATCCGCGCCAGTTCGTCCGGCTGCGTGGGCAGCGGCGCGCCGCCCAGCGCCGAGGGCGCGGCCACCACGATGCGTGGCACCTCGCCCAGGCGCAGCGCCACCACGGACGGATCCCTCACCTCGCCGACGTGGATGGCGCAGTCGATGCCCTCGGCGATGAAGTCCGGCGTGCGGTCGTGCAGCAGCCATTCCACCGACATGCGCGGAGCGCGCCGCAGGTAATCCGCCAGAGGGCCGATGAGCTGCTGCTGGCCCAAGGCATGCGGCACCATCACCCGCAGCAAGCCCGAGGGCTCGTCGCCCGCGCCCCGGAGCTCGCTCTCGAAGGTCTGCCAGCCTGCGATCAGCTCCTTGGCGCGCTCGTAGCAGCGGGCGCCGTCGTCGGTGAGCTTCATCGCATGGGTGGAGCGCTGGAGCAGCCGCACGCCCAGCAAGCGTTCCAGCGTCTGAAGCCGACGGCTCACCGTGGGCTGGGTGCTGCCCAACTGCGCGGCGGCGGCTGACAGGTTGCCGGCCTCGACGATGCGCACGAAGGTCTC encodes the following:
- a CDS encoding LysR family transcriptional regulator, whose amino-acid sequence is MKTDALSAVAGADRLALMETFVRIVEAGNLSAAAAQLGSTQPTVSRRLQTLERLLGVRLLQRSTHAMKLTDDGARCYERAKELIAGWQTFESELRGAGDEPSGLLRVMVPHALGQQQLIGPLADYLRRAPRMSVEWLLHDRTPDFIAEGIDCAIHVGEVRDPSVVALRLGEVPRIVVAAPSALGGAPLPTQPDELARMPWLALRTFYRDEVVLTHAETGETARFPIRPRMSTDGLYALRNAAVMGIGVGLASSWALTEELADGRLLHLAPQWRAAPLPVFLVYPPARFYPARLRRFIETMRAALPQVEDLRPR